A single Leptospira kirschneri serovar Cynopteri str. 3522 CT DNA region contains:
- a CDS encoding LIC11966 family lipoprotein, translating to MKKYSISTIIATACCIFLLTSGCKQDPVDYNNKIMEIMNTSTNDLDALNAAMEKEDLTNAENVRKTWEANLVSSLNKLKGIGDFKGDSSFKNAGVQALETYLNIVSKDYKRLIELRGLGDKADSNEINQVLNRINQDFEKAANTLNAASDKFAKEYASQ from the coding sequence ATGAAAAAATATTCTATCAGTACAATTATTGCAACTGCTTGTTGCATTTTTCTTTTAACTTCCGGATGCAAACAAGATCCGGTAGATTACAACAATAAAATCATGGAAATCATGAACACTTCTACAAATGATTTAGATGCGTTAAACGCAGCTATGGAAAAGGAAGACCTTACAAACGCTGAAAACGTCAGAAAAACTTGGGAAGCAAATCTGGTTTCTTCACTCAATAAATTAAAAGGTATCGGTGACTTTAAAGGAGATTCCAGCTTTAAAAACGCAGGCGTCCAAGCACTCGAAACCTATTTGAACATCGTGAGTAAAGACTACAAACGTTTGATCGAATTACGTGGATTAGGTGATAAAGCAGACTCAAACGAAATCAATCAGGTTCTCAACCGCATCAATCAGGATTTCGAAAAGGCAGCAAATACTCTCAACGCCGCTTCTGATAAATTTGCGAAAGAATACGCTTCTCAATAA
- a CDS encoding DUF6968 family protein, which yields MKKNYRLGTVIAEREILFQVGKKKSKVHIKIGKPKLYPDPDFPWYCTLQIIGIGSEKVHVAFSFDSIGAIDHAFQMTGSLLVHYFQKLYDFNWLKPEDLLFPPTIKLEELSKNEIRLQKNLKKHNVRIQYKNLSE from the coding sequence ATGAAAAAAAACTATCGGTTAGGAACAGTAATTGCGGAACGGGAAATTCTCTTTCAAGTTGGGAAAAAAAAATCTAAGGTCCATATCAAAATTGGAAAACCTAAACTTTATCCAGATCCGGACTTTCCTTGGTATTGTACTTTACAAATTATAGGCATTGGTTCCGAAAAAGTTCATGTGGCGTTTAGTTTTGATTCAATCGGAGCTATTGATCATGCATTCCAAATGACAGGCTCACTACTGGTCCATTACTTTCAAAAATTATATGATTTCAATTGGTTAAAACCTGAAGACTTGCTCTTTCCACCTACAATAAAGTTAGAAGAACTTTCAAAAAATGAAATTCGTCTGCAAAAAAATTTAAAAAAACATAATGTTCGAATTCAATACAAAAATCTCTCCGAATGA
- a CDS encoding IS5 family transposase (programmed frameshift), translating into MDKYYSEIPDGLWKQIAPLIPKEKVNPKGGRNRVPTRLVMAGIIYRMKTGCQWRAIPNEFGSGQTCHRRFQEWERAGVFKKIYKSILKYYDVKNQIAWDWASMDSAMVKAPKGGALTGKNPTDRAKLGVKRHILTDGNGIPLAITLSGANVHDKHAVKDTLNSILIFSGRRKKKPKHLCLDKGYDFKDTEKLIRRRNIRPHIRRRGEKPLIGKYKGKPRRWVVERTNSWHNRFRAILIRWERKSENYLASLYLASSIIAFNFFDR; encoded by the exons ATGGACAAATATTATTCAGAGATACCGGATGGACTTTGGAAACAAATAGCCCCATTGATCCCGAAAGAAAAGGTAAATCCGAAAGGAGGTCGCAATCGAGTACCAACACGATTAGTAATGGCCGGTATCATCTATCGAATGAAAACAGGCTGTCAGTGGCGTGCCATTCCGAATGAGTTTGGATCTGGCCAAACTTGTCACAGAAGATTTCAAGAATGGGAACGAGCAGGAGTATTCAAAAAGATTTATAAATCTATTTTAAAATATTATGATGTAAAGAATCAGATAGCATGGGACTGGGCTTCGATGGATTCAGCAATGGTTAAAGCTCCCAAAGGGGGAGCTT TAACTGGGAAAAACCCTACAGACCGTGCCAAATTAGGGGTTAAACGGCATATTCTTACAGATGGAAATGGAATTCCTTTGGCCATAACATTGAGTGGAGCCAATGTTCATGATAAACACGCTGTAAAAGATACGTTGAATTCAATCCTGATTTTTTCCGGTAGAAGAAAAAAGAAACCAAAACATCTTTGTTTAGATAAAGGATATGACTTTAAAGATACAGAAAAATTAATTAGAAGAAGAAATATCCGGCCTCACATTCGAAGAAGAGGCGAGAAACCATTGATCGGTAAATATAAAGGAAAGCCTCGAAGATGGGTCGTTGAAAGAACTAACAGTTGGCACAATCGATTCAGGGCTATCCTAATTCGTTGGGAAAGAAAATCTGAAAATTATCTTGCATCTCTTTATCTCGCAAGCTCTATCATTGCTTTTAACTTTTTTGATAGGTAG
- a CDS encoding ankyrin repeat domain-containing protein — MESNLYNSRLLKEVEQSNPDISKIKNLLNEGANINCHSLNKGARNNWGNTPLHISVNNGNLEIVEKLINLGADVNSKNTEGDTPAFKIPWGRKEGLELLQLLHKHGANLFEKNNDQTSLLHYAALNNQISILEFLLEQGLDPNQGNLKNETPLYWTVHYNSLKCVSILLNAGSNINWKNSEGRTVLHEAAERDYQDLIQIFLQAGADKETIDNEEKKPIDLAEKEKTKNLLSGSISSNLDSLLLSMIQKLKADQKEFFESLPKEIQESLQSSLSKIDRVNFIKSTSKIFKKLKKHWETSFPEITTILFEWGGETQTPFNGYAYARGYEQFETIGKGAFVFESEFLKFEDLKNGIDFTDAFEGIDSILELCNSQEYWIVKKLYNLFLSILLNEVLTDIFSPESENFWFIFGSEHDQEPFLLYKS; from the coding sequence ATGGAATCCAATCTATACAATTCTAGACTACTCAAAGAAGTAGAACAATCCAACCCAGATATATCTAAAATAAAAAATTTACTAAATGAAGGTGCTAACATCAATTGCCACTCTTTGAATAAAGGAGCAAGAAATAATTGGGGAAATACACCACTTCACATCTCTGTAAATAACGGAAACCTTGAAATTGTCGAAAAACTCATAAATTTAGGAGCTGACGTTAATTCTAAAAATACCGAAGGAGACACCCCAGCATTTAAGATTCCTTGGGGTAGAAAAGAAGGACTCGAATTATTACAACTTCTGCATAAACACGGAGCCAATTTATTCGAAAAGAATAACGATCAAACTTCTTTACTCCATTACGCTGCGTTAAATAATCAAATTTCTATTTTAGAATTTCTTTTAGAACAAGGTTTAGATCCTAATCAAGGTAATCTAAAGAACGAAACTCCTTTGTATTGGACAGTACATTATAATTCTTTAAAATGCGTCTCCATTTTACTAAATGCCGGTTCCAATATAAATTGGAAAAATTCAGAAGGAAGAACCGTTTTACATGAAGCAGCAGAAAGAGATTATCAAGATCTTATTCAAATTTTTCTCCAAGCGGGAGCGGATAAAGAAACAATCGATAACGAAGAAAAAAAACCAATAGATCTCGCCGAAAAAGAAAAAACAAAAAATTTACTTTCTGGAAGTATATCTTCTAATTTAGATTCTCTACTTCTATCGATGATTCAAAAATTAAAAGCCGATCAAAAAGAATTTTTTGAATCTCTTCCAAAAGAAATTCAAGAAAGTCTGCAAAGTTCTTTATCAAAAATAGATCGTGTCAATTTCATCAAATCTACTTCCAAAATATTCAAAAAACTTAAAAAACATTGGGAAACTTCTTTTCCAGAAATCACTACGATTCTTTTCGAATGGGGCGGAGAAACACAAACCCCATTTAACGGTTACGCCTATGCCCGAGGTTACGAACAATTTGAAACAATCGGAAAAGGTGCATTTGTATTTGAAAGTGAATTTTTGAAATTCGAAGATCTCAAAAATGGTATAGATTTTACGGATGCATTTGAAGGAATCGATAGTATATTAGAACTTTGCAATTCTCAAGAATATTGGATCGTAAAAAAACTTTATAATTTATTTTTATCAATTTTGTTAAACGAAGTTCTTACAGATATTTTTTCACCAGAGTCCGAAAATTTTTGGTTCATTTTCGGCAGTGAACACGACCAAGAGCCTTTTTTATTGTATAAATCTTGA